Proteins encoded within one genomic window of Macaca fascicularis isolate 582-1 chromosome 16, T2T-MFA8v1.1:
- the SLFN12L gene encoding schlafen family member 12-like isoform X2, with protein sequence MDCPIEMQLREGLAAHQTPTAGKWIRTQVPLLGEECTEVDVSRKELLLGNCLTAGKMNISIDLDTNYAELVLNVGRVTLGENNRNKMKDRQLSKQQNENISRAVCALLNSGGGVIKAEVENEDYSYKKDGIGLDLENSFSNMLPFVPNFLDFMQNGNYFHIFVKSWSLDTSSLQIATLSSSLYKRDVTSAKVMNASAALEFLKDKEKTGGRAYLRPELPAKRACVDVQEESNMEALAADFFNRTELNYKEKLTFTESTHVEIKNFSTEKLLQRIREILPQYVSAFANTDGGYLFVGLNKDKEIIGFKSEKSYLTKLEEVTKNSIGKLPVHHFCMEKGTINYLCKFLGVYDKGSLCGYVYALRVERFCCAVFAKKPDSWHVKDNRVKQLTEKEWIQFMVDSERVYEELPSPASTSSPVSQSCPLREYINFKIQPRRYHLPGLSEKITCTPETLCRNLFSQHEGLEQLICEEMGSVSKGSLIFSRSWSLDLGLQENHKVLCDALLISQDKPPVLYTFHMVQDEEFKGYSTQTAQTLKQKLAKIGGYTEKVCVMTKIFYLSPEGKTSCQYDLNLQVIYPESYYRTTTRTVKDLEEALSNILPEENQIFLFVCLFILFLFVCFFLR encoded by the exons aaaagaactTCTGCTTGGAAACTGCTTAACTGCTGGGAAAATGAACATCAGTATTGATTTAGACACAAATTATGCTGAGCTGGTTCTAAATGTGGGAAGAGTCACTCTTGGAGAGAACAATAGAAACAAAATGAAGGATCGTCAACTGAGTAAACAGCAGAATGAAAATATCTCACGAGCTGTGTGTGCTCTGCTGAATTCTGGAGGGGGAGTGATCAAGGCTGAAGTTGAGAATGAAGACTACAGTTACAAAAAAGATGGAATAGGActagatttggaaaattcttttaGTAATATGCTGCCATTTGTTCCTAATTTCCTGGACTTCATGCAGAATGGTAActactttcacatttttgtgaaATCATGGAGCCTGGACACCTCTAGTCTGCAGATTGCCACGTTGAGCTCCAGTTTGTACAAGAGAGATGTAACGTCTGCAAAAGTCATGAATGCTTCTGCTGCACTGGAGTTCctcaaagacaaggaaaaaactGGAGGGAGAGCATATTTAAGACCAGAATTGCCCGCAAAGAGGGCCTGTGTTGATGTACAAGAAGAAAGTAACATGGAAGCCTTGGCTGCTGATTTTTTTAACAGAACAGAacttaattataaagaaaaattgacCTTTACTGAATCCACACACgttgaaattaaaaacttctcAACAGAAAAGTTGTTACAACGAATTAGAGAGATTCTCCCTCAATATGTTTCTGCATTTGCAAATACTGATGGAGGATATTTATTCGTTGGTctaaataaagataaagaaataattggCTTTAAATCAGAGAAGAGTTACCTTACTAAGTTAGAAGAAGTAACAAAAAATTCCATTGGGAAACTGCCTGTGCATCACTTCTGTATGGAGAAGGGGACGATAaattacttatgcaaattcctTGGAGTATATGATAAAGGAAGTCTTTGTGGATATGTGTATGCACTCAGAGTGGAGCGCTTCTGCTGTGCAGTGTTTGCTAAAAAGCCTGATTCCTGGCACGTGAAAGATAACAGAGTGAAGCAGCTGACCGAGAAGGAATGGATCCAGTTCATGGTGGATTCAGAAcgag TATATGAAGAACTGCCCTCTCCAGCGAGTACATCATCGCCTGTCTCCCAGAGTTGTCCTCTTCGTGAATATATTAACTTCAAAATTCAGCCACGGAGATATCACCTTCCAG GGCTATCAGAAAAGATAACTTGTACTCCAGAAACCCTCTGCAGAAATCTGTTCTCACAGCATGAAGGACTTGAGCAATTAATATGTGAAGAAATGGGCTCTGTCAGTAAGGGCTCACTAATCTTCTCTAGGAGCTGGTCTTTGGATCTGGGCTTGCAAGAGAACCACAAAGTCCTCTGTGATGCTCTTCTGATTTCCCAGGACAAGCCTCCAGTCCTATACACCTTCCACATGGTACAGGATGAGGAGTTTAAAGGCTATTCTACACAAACTGCCCAAACTTTAAAACAGAAACTGGCAAAAATTGGTGGTTACACTGAAAAAGTGTGTGTCATGACAAAGATCTTCTACTTGAGTCCTGAAGGCAAGACAAGCTGCCAGTATGATTTAAACTTGCAAGTAATTTACCCTGAATCCTACTATCGGACAACAACTCGAACAGTGAAAGACTTGGAAGAGGCTCTTTCAAATATCTTACCCGAGGAGAAtcaaatctttttgtttgtttgtttgttcattttgtttttgtttgtttgctttttcttaagatga